GTGGGCCGGTAACCGCCTCTACCGAAGAGATGGCAAGGCTCCCAATCAAAAGCGATAAGGAGCATGAAGCGGCACTTGCTGATTTGAGCTGTCCGCACCTTGGGGGCAATGGCTGCCAAGTCTATGCAGAGCGCCCGCTGATCTGCCGTCTGTTTGGAACGACGCCACGGCTCGCCTGCCCGAATGGCAAGCGGCCTGAGGTGATGGTCGATTCGCAAATAGAGCAGCAGATCCACCGTTTTTTTGTGGAGACGCGCCATGTGCTGGTTTGAGCCATACCACAAGCGTAATGCAAGATCATCGAATAACGGCGGGGGTTTCCTACCAAGTTTAGCTTCTCGGTGGTTTATTTTATGGAAATAATTGAGGAATAGTCATGACCGTTGCGACAAGGCAAACTTGGAACCCAGTGCAATATTCTAAAAATGCCCGCTTTGTTTCCGACCTTGGTATGCCGGTAGTTGAACTG
The Sulfuricella denitrificans skB26 genome window above contains:
- a CDS encoding YkgJ family cysteine cluster protein, which encodes MTSNSQKIRFFRARIPSFECEPGCHDCCGPVTASTEEMARLPIKSDKEHEAALADLSCPHLGGNGCQVYAERPLICRLFGTTPRLACPNGKRPEVMVDSQIEQQIHRFFVETRHVLV